The genomic interval ATAGTAACTGCTACTGCTGATGGTGCTGTTTCAGCTAAATTAGCGGAGAATTATATTGATGATTTCTCAGAGATTACAGTTAAAAAATAAAATAATATTTATACTTATATTTATATTTATCCCTTTAATACAGCTATTTGCAGCTACAGAGATAATCGATATAAAAATCGCAAAAGATATAAAAGATCTAAAACCTATAAATGTTGGAAGGGTTTTCAGTAAAGATGTAGGGGGGCTTGTCTGTTTTACAGAAGTTAAAACAGATGAGTACCCAACTAGTATTACCCATTTATGGATTTATAATAACAATATAATGGCTGAAGTTCCCCTTTCAGTTAATGGGAAGACCTGGAAGACTTATAGTACTAAAAATATATATCCTAAGTGGACAGGTAAGTGGAGGGTAGAGATTTTTGATAACAATGGGGAATTAATAGACTCTATTACCTTTAGAATAGTTGATGAAAAGAAATAATGCTCTCTTTTATTATATTCCAACTCCAATAGGCAACCTAAAAGATATAACCCTTAGAGCCCTTGATATACTAAAAGAGGTGGATCTTATATATTCAGAAGACACAAGGGTCACCAGAAAACTATTGTCACATTATAATATAAAAAAACCTATCTATACTTATAATAAGGACAATGAATTAAACACAGCAATTAAAATAATTGACCTATTGAAAGGTGGTAAAAAAATTGCTCTTACAACAGATGCTGGCACACCCTGTATTTCAGATCCTGGTAATATATTAGCCAAAAAACTTATAACAGAGAATATCCCCTTTGAAGTATTACCTGGTGCTACAGCTTTTGTATTAGCTCTAATATATTCAGGTTTTAACACTAAAACATTTTATTTTAATGGTTTTTTAAGCAATAAAAAAAATGAAAGAAAAAAGGAGCTACTGGATTTAAGAAAAATAAAGACAACAATCATTCTCTATGAATCATGC from Deferribacterota bacterium carries:
- a CDS encoding DUF2914 domain-containing protein yields the protein MISQRLQLKNKIIFILIFIFIPLIQLFAATEIIDIKIAKDIKDLKPINVGRVFSKDVGGLVCFTEVKTDEYPTSITHLWIYNNNIMAEVPLSVNGKTWKTYSTKNIYPKWTGKWRVEIFDNNGELIDSITFRIVDEKK
- the rsmI gene encoding 16S rRNA (cytidine(1402)-2'-O)-methyltransferase translates to MKRNNALFYYIPTPIGNLKDITLRALDILKEVDLIYSEDTRVTRKLLSHYNIKKPIYTYNKDNELNTAIKIIDLLKGGKKIALTTDAGTPCISDPGNILAKKLITENIPFEVLPGATAFVLALIYSGFNTKTFYFNGFLSNKKNERKKELLDLRKIKTTIILYESCHRIKETLNDILAIFTPPFFVCRELTKIFEEHVFVYNSNNVAEITEKGEFIVVIDNNKIESHEKTDINLIIEKLLKEEFSNKDIVKILKILGYNRNRAYNLLKDITSN